From Palaemon carinicauda isolate YSFRI2023 chromosome 33, ASM3689809v2, whole genome shotgun sequence:
tatatatgtatatatgtatatatgtatatatacatgtatatatgtatatatacatgcgcatgtatatatactgcgcatgtatatatacatgcgcatgtatatatacatgcgcatgtatatatacatgcgcatgtatatatacatgcgcatgtatatatacatgcgcatgtatatatacatgcgcatgtatatatacatgcgcatgtatatatacatgcgcatgtatatatacatgcgcatgtatatatacatgcgcatgtatatatacatgcgcatgtatatatacatgcgcatgtatatatacatgcgcatgtatatatacatgcgcatgtatatatacatgcgcatgtatatatacatgcgcatgtatatatacatgcgcatgtatatatacatgcgcatgtatatatacatgcgcatgtatatatacatgcgcatgtatatatacatgcgcatgtatatatacatgcgcatgtatatatacatgcgcatgtatatatacatgcgcatgtatatatacatgcgcatgtatatatacatgcgcatgtatatatacatgcgcatgtatatatacatgcgcatgtatatatacatgcgcatgtatatatacatgcgcatgtatatatacatgcgcatgtatatatacatgcgcatgtatatatacatgcgcatgtatatatacatgcgcatgtatatatacatgcgcatgtatatatacatgcgcatgtatatatacatgcgcatgtatatatacatgcgcatgtatatatacatgcgcatgtatatatacatgcgcatgtatatatacatgcgcatgtatatatacatgcgcatgtatatatacatgcgcatgtatatatacatgcgcatgtatatatacatgcgcatgtatatatacatgcgcatgtatatatacatgcgcatgtatatatacatgcgcatgtatatatacatgcgcatgtatatatacatgcgcatgtatatatacatgcgcatgtatatatacatgcgcatgtatatatacatgcgcatgtatatatacatgcgcatgtatatatacatgcgcatgtatatatacatgcgcatgtatatatacatgcgcatgtatatatacatgcgcatgtatatatacatgcgcatgtatatatacatgcgcatgtatatatacatgcgcatgtatatatacatgcgcatgtatatatacatgcgcatgtatatatacatgcgcatgtatatatacatgcgcatgtatatatacatgcgcatatacatgcgcatgtatatatacatgcgcatgtatatatacatgcgcatgtatatatacatgcgcatgtatatatacatgcgcatgtatatatacatgcgcatgtatatatacatgcgcatgtatatatacatgcgcatgtatatatacatgcgcatgtatatatacatgcgcatgtatatatacatgcgcatgtatatatacatgcgcatgtatatatacatgcgcatgtatacatgcgcatgtatatatacatgcgcatatacatgcgcatgtatatatacatgcgcatatacatgcgcatgtatatatacatgcgcatgtatatatacatgcgcatgtatatatacatgcgcatgtatatatacatgcgcatgtatatatacatgcgcatgtatatatacatgcgcatgtatatatacatgcgcatgtatatatacatgcgcatgtatatatacatgcgcatgtatatgcgcatgtatatatacatgcgcatgtatatatacatgcgcatgtatatatacatgcgcatgtatatatacatgcgcatgtatatatacatgcgcatgtatatatacatgcgcatgtatatatacatgcgcatatatatatacatgtgtatatatatatacatgtgtatatttgtacatttgtatatttgtacatttgtatatttgtacatttgtatatttgtacatttgtatatttgtacatttgtatatttgtatatttgtatatttgtatatttgtatatgtatatatgtatatttgtatatatgttgtaAGGACCATGTCCTACAATGATTGCAGCAATACTATTTTCTCCCTATATATTTTTAGGTGCATATTATTTATTCAGTCCAGCACAGAATCATCTGTCctttatttctatatacattttattACTATTTGTCGAGCCggggctttcatatttattgtaaatgTAACTGTAGGAAACACAAATGCCCCGCATTTTTCACCTGTCCGCGGCCGGTCAGTGACCTTGCTACTTGGCCATCTGCACATGTCAATTTATTTTGCCCATGTtggaaataaagcatcactcgtctaTGGTTTGTCATCACGAACCCTTACACTTGGTGATCCTATAGTTCCCCTTAACGAACTTAcaatgttgatttaaaaaaaaaaaaaaaaaaaaatcgtttaggCTCGCGATTTCCATTCACGGATGAATTACGTCACAAGTTATTTCGTATTTTGACATCTGCAAAACTTTGCCACGAACTTCCCCTTAACGAACTTTCAACGGTGATTTTGTCAGAAATCGTATTGGCTCACACTCCACATAACCTAACGCCACTAACCGATTAATTATGGTACAAATCAGTTTGCGTTCTGGTGTATCTAAAAGCAGTTTTGCTACGGCAATTAAAGACTACTCAACAGCTTGAAATTCCTACCCCTTTAGCGGACTTAATACAGCTTACTACTGAGTTCAGGATTGTGGGGTCAGATGACATATTCAGAAGTCGACAGTACCTCGCCCCTCGCAACTGAAGGGCATGGCACAATAATAACATAAACGGCCACACGAATGTCGATGGAACATAAATTGCAGCTGCCCCCCCTCACACCGGATGCATCCACAGTATTGTTCCAGCATACTGAGTCCCACTTAAGGCTGGCAAACATTACCGATGAGATGAAAAAAGCAGATATGGTAATGGTAATGTTGACATCAGATGCTTTAAAAATGATTTCCACCTGGCTGAAACAAAGGACGTAACCCATGAGGTACAGCGACCTAAAAAAGAAAGGGACAGAGATCTACGACCTCCCGGTACCCAAAAGGGCCCAGCGTGCCATCGACCTGATGACGACGCCCCTCAGTGACACCTGTCCCTCAGCAGCCTTGGACAAACTGATGGACCTCCTCCAGCTGAACGAGTTCGACAGTGATGGGCAGCACAGGGAGATAAGCCTGTCAAGGGATATATTCTTACATCACCTTCCCCAAAGCATCCGCGCCCAGTTGGAGTGAGCCGAGGACCTGGACATGCCGACATTTTCTTGAAAAGGCCAAGAAACTTCACTTAGCTGGCTGGGCTTCCTGATGCGCCGCCACCGCCTCCGTCAACGCCGTCATGGAGGAGACTGAAGATTATCCTGAATAGTCAGACGAGGTGGGGGTCAACGCGGTCCATGACGGAAGATTCCAGTACTCTTGCTCTCGTCACCTGCTGCATCGACAGCAGCAGCAATGCCAGAAGAGTCTCCAGCAGGAGCAACAGCACCGACGGGACGACCACTACCACAAGGGTCCTGACTTTCTCAGATGGGGCTATTTCCACAGAGTATGGGGGAAAGATGCATGGAAGTGCGTCCAGCGATGtgcccatccaaaaaaaaaaaaaggtgggtgaCCGCGTCTACAAGCAACAGTGGAGCAGGCGAGGCCAAATCACACAGCCTTCTACATCCTGGAGGTCAACTCAGGAGAAGGGTTCCTGGTGAATACCGGCGGTAAAGTGTCGACTTTACTGCCCTCAAAGGATGACCCCGGgctcccatcagatgacagggccGCCCTAGACACCGCAGACGGCAGCCCCATAACCAGTTACGGAACAAGGACAATGAAGATATCCATCATGGGCCGGGATTACGAGTGACATTTCCTGATTGCAGATGTCAAGGTGTCCCTCCTCGGCGCCAATTTCCTCGTTCCCCACGGAATGCCGGTAGATGTGAGTCGCAAACGACTAGTCGACTAGGATTCAAACCATTCCCACCACCTCTCCAGCGGCCCCAGCCTTCCCAGGATGTGTCTAGTCACGCCCCACGAGTACGGCCACCTGCTGCAGGAATTACTGGAGGTCTTCAAACCCGAGCTTCATCAATCAGAAAGAGTCCATATCTCAACAACAGCCCCTCCAACCCACTGCAAGTTTAGACGCCTCTCACCGCAGAAGCTAAAAGAGGCCAAGGGCACCTTCCAGGAGATGGAGCGGATGGAAATTTGCAAGAAGTCGTCCAGCCCCTGCGCCTCTCCCCTGCATATGGTCAAGAAACCCTACGGGAGTTGGAGACCTTGCGGTGATTATACAGGTTTAAATCTAGTCACGACGTCTGACCACGACCTGttgcccaacatgcaggatctcACCGGGGCCCTCCCCGGGGCACTATTTTCTCTAAAATTGATCTCCGGAAGTCATATTTTCAGGTTCCCGGGCTTCCCAACGACATCCCAAAGACGGCCATCATCACCCCATTCGGGTCCTACGTTTTCTCCTACTCAACGTTCGGCCTGAgaaacgccggggcgaccttccagtgtctaatggacagcatcctgggggacctTACCTTCTGCGCTGTCTACGTTGACAACATCCTCGTGTTCTCCAAGACTTGTGAGAACCACTTGGGGCATGTGAGGACGGTTCTGAAGCGACTGCAGGAAAATGGCATTGTGGTAtgcttcgacaagtgcacattAGAAGCGGAGAAGGAGGATTTCCTGGGATAAGGACTCTCAAAAAGGGGCATGCGCTCCATGACATCAAGGGTGGAGGCCATAAACAAGTTCCCAGCACCGACCTCTGTGAAGTCCCTGGAAGAGTTCATCAGCATGGCCAACTACTACCAGAGGTTCCTGCCAACATCACCAGCATGATGATGTCCTTCCTCAACTTCCTGAAGGGGAAACCGAGGAAACTACAGTGGgatcttcctaaaaaaaaaaagcatttgaacAGACAAAGACTACCCTCTGCAAGGCCATAGCCCTGGCCTAACAGGACACTGGGGCCCTACTGAGGTAAACTATGGACGCCAGTAACGTCGCATGCGATGCTGTCCTAGAACagttgggctcagccatgtcgtcctgatggaaggttcttttaggcagctttctaagggatatttggctacagtgatactcccagagaattaaccaatggtctccagaattctagctccaggcacgagtatccttaaaataactgtaaaggatatcgcataatatcaggggacgtatttcttgatacacaCATAGCAAATTTTACCCTGAacagagttttcgctttgagggggaagagtggcgaaagtgAAGGAGAGCAGTCATCAAGGCTACAcagtggatcccctccccgtactactatgGCGAACCATTTCTTTTGCAGTAGCAAATatagcacggtgtatctcccgactgctctcggtgttgttactattacaaggattattacaatgcaatcttcagcatcttcaCCCTTTAGAAAGTTGCGTATCTAatttttcctgtgtataattttcatctcccttctcacagttaaattagcataatttagatgtgtttagtggagcagagccatcactggaggcggccattttggatcgctgtcgtacgccataaatgttttatttagttagtagtatgacGTCCcgggtatttagctataatgaattctagctatttaggcaaattatgtTAGTGAAGAtcagattacacatgtaatatttcctcttcttttaAAACGTTTTGATAGTATACGTTAgggcctcggtgatatagcgtacccgagatcccgactcgagttaggctagcctaacacgttttagtatactttagtaacgttatccccgttaatctgtttgtattgttttttttaattcaatcggagatagtacatcataatttgatactcgtctcttttagagatttaaggataaacccttccttccctctgagtgctgccattagacggcaaccctatctttggtcttgccatagagtagtgtactccggcttgactgagatagtgtttctgtccagcctctttgccggtgagtatccagGCTTTGAAATACGGCAGTAACTCAGAGTTTTCAGTCTTGTTGTTGGCAACTCTAcagatgggggattagtcattcccctgccggttacacagTTGCTGGCATAGGAATcctggcttccctagtccacaaccaaaAGTGGTAGTACagctgccgccacctttctcccttggggtctagaagacatgtcttatatccggcaatgtcttaggctaaggaatTGTTATT
This genomic window contains:
- the LOC137626278 gene encoding uncharacterized protein; translated protein: MCLVTPHEYGHLLQELLEVFKPELHQSERVHISTTAPPTHCKFRRLSPQKLKEAKGTFQEMERMEICKKSSSPCASPLHMVKKPYGSWRPCGDYTGLNLVTTSDHDLLPNMQDLTGALPGALFSLKLISGSHIFRFPGFPTTSQRRPSSPHSGPTFSPTQRSA